Proteins from a genomic interval of Pseudomonas versuta:
- a CDS encoding DUF5924 family protein, whose translation MPNWNHYVQRILELMKRYPGLIAAFGFCSGVGSFILVDRQQGMARWIAVILLVSWVWLMLENSFTQLFSRVFKREIPPPLLRYATQMIHQESLFFVLPFFFITTTWNSGQLVFTGLLGAAGLVTITDPLYYRWLAPRRWLFLAMHTLALFAALLTALPIILNLTTSESYKLALGTAVLLSIPSLAVSLPLKTWRGWLVLPLIVLALGGTGWLLRSWVPPATLWMTEVAVTTQLQDRTPGESIEEISVSELRRSGLYAYTSINAPRGLNERIYHVWQLNGQEVDRIALDIHGGRQEGYRAWTHKQNFPPNPAGRWQVRVITEDGQLIGVLRFRVNPDQSPASDLQAN comes from the coding sequence ATGCCGAACTGGAACCACTACGTACAGCGCATCCTCGAGTTGATGAAGCGTTATCCGGGACTGATCGCGGCATTCGGCTTTTGCTCGGGCGTGGGCAGTTTCATTCTGGTGGACCGCCAGCAAGGCATGGCCCGATGGATCGCCGTGATCCTGCTGGTGAGCTGGGTCTGGCTGATGCTGGAGAACAGTTTCACCCAGCTGTTCAGCCGGGTGTTCAAGCGCGAAATCCCCCCGCCGCTGCTGCGTTATGCAACGCAGATGATTCATCAGGAAAGCCTGTTTTTTGTCCTGCCCTTCTTCTTTATTACCACCACCTGGAACAGCGGACAGCTGGTGTTTACCGGCCTGCTCGGGGCCGCGGGGCTGGTGACGATCACCGATCCGCTGTATTACCGATGGCTGGCACCCAGGCGCTGGCTGTTTTTGGCCATGCACACCCTGGCCTTGTTCGCGGCGCTGCTGACCGCCCTGCCGATCATCCTTAACCTGACCACCTCCGAAAGCTACAAACTGGCTCTGGGCACCGCTGTGCTGCTTTCTATCCCCAGCCTGGCGGTGAGCCTGCCGCTGAAAACCTGGCGCGGCTGGCTGGTGCTGCCCTTGATCGTGCTCGCATTGGGAGGTACGGGCTGGTTACTGCGCTCCTGGGTGCCGCCCGCGACCCTGTGGATGACCGAGGTCGCGGTTACAACCCAGTTGCAAGACCGCACGCCGGGCGAAAGCATTGAAGAGATCAGCGTCAGCGAACTGCGCCGCAGCGGTCTGTATGCCTACACATCGATCAATGCTCCCCGTGGCTTGAATGAGCGGATCTACCATGTGTGGCAGCTCAACGGCCAGGAGGTCGACCGCATCGCTCTGGATATTCACGGAGGACGCCAGGAGGGCTACCGCGCCTGGACCCATAAACAGAATTTCCCGCCCAACCCCGCAGGGCGCTGGCAAGTACGGGTTATCACCGAGGATGGACAATTGATTGGCGTGTTGCGCTTTCGGGTTAACCCAGATCAATCACCGGCAAGCGATCTTCAAGCAAACTGA
- a CDS encoding MlaD family protein — METRAHHVLIGLFSVLVIVGAMLFGLWLAKASMDSTFKDYEVVFNEAVSGLSKGSSVQYNGIKVGDVIELRLDDKDPRRVLARIRLAAGTPVKVDTKAKLALTGVTGTSIIQLSGGDPNSPPLKGVDGKLPVIVASPSPIARLLTDGNDLLANINILLHNANRLFSRENVNRVGKTLDNLEQTTTAIASQRNDISQMMKQLAQVSKQASGTLEQTTALMRNANGMLSNQGQQMFSSAEQAMKSLEQSSATINTLINNNEQSLNSGLQGLNQLGPAVNELRETLGTLRSISRRLEANPSGYLLGREQNKEFTP, encoded by the coding sequence ATGGAGACCCGTGCCCATCATGTATTGATCGGCCTGTTCAGTGTGCTGGTCATTGTCGGGGCCATGCTGTTTGGCCTGTGGCTGGCCAAGGCCAGCATGGACAGTACCTTCAAGGATTACGAAGTGGTGTTCAACGAGGCGGTCAGCGGCTTGTCCAAAGGCAGCTCGGTGCAATACAACGGGATCAAGGTTGGCGACGTCATAGAGCTGCGCCTGGATGACAAGGACCCGCGCCGCGTACTGGCGCGTATTCGCCTGGCTGCCGGCACCCCGGTCAAGGTCGATACCAAGGCCAAGCTTGCGCTGACGGGCGTGACAGGCACCTCGATCATCCAGCTCAGCGGGGGCGACCCGAACAGTCCACCCCTCAAAGGCGTAGACGGCAAGCTGCCAGTCATTGTGGCCTCGCCCTCCCCGATTGCCCGGTTGCTCACCGACGGCAATGACTTGCTGGCCAATATCAATATCCTGCTGCACAACGCCAACCGCCTGTTCTCCCGCGAGAACGTCAATCGCGTGGGCAAGACCCTGGACAACCTTGAGCAGACCACTACTGCAATTGCCAGCCAGCGCAACGATATCAGTCAGATGATGAAGCAACTGGCCCAGGTCAGTAAGCAGGCCAGCGGCACTCTGGAGCAAACCACGGCGCTGATGCGCAACGCCAATGGCATGTTGAGCAATCAGGGCCAGCAGATGTTCAGCAGTGCAGAACAGGCCATGAAGTCGCTGGAACAGAGCAGCGCGACCATCAATACCCTGATCAACAACAATGAACAGTCGCTCAACAGCGGCCTGCAAGGGCTCAATCAGCTGGGCCCGGCCGTCAATGAGCTGCGCGAAACCCTCGGCACGTTACGCTCGATTTCGCGGCGCCTTGAAGCCAACCCAAGCGGTTACTTGCTGGGCCGCGAACAGAACAAGGAATTCACGCCATGA
- a CDS encoding transporter substrate-binding domain-containing protein, with protein sequence MRFLPGLMLLLPLASPFAQAELIDDVNDRGELRIALEADLPPFSFKQDGRLTGFDVELGELLAQELDVHPSILITDSNDLLPGVESGKYDVAINHIALTPQLQDRFDFSEPYSYTGAQLIVRQEEQRPLNTLDTLKGQLLGVAQGSQFVEQVRTGQAGEVHSYPDAHQSLVALADKQLDAAVSDRLLTPFAIRDSQLAVKEGATLGPVVALAIPFQKGNPAFQTSLDKALQRIKADGRLAALSQKWFGLDATKP encoded by the coding sequence ATGCGTTTTCTGCCGGGCCTGATGCTGTTACTGCCATTGGCGAGTCCTTTTGCCCAAGCTGAACTGATTGATGATGTGAATGATCGCGGCGAACTGCGCATCGCCCTCGAAGCCGACCTGCCACCTTTCAGCTTCAAGCAGGACGGCCGTTTGACCGGTTTCGACGTGGAGCTGGGCGAGTTACTGGCCCAGGAGCTGGACGTTCACCCCTCGATTCTGATCACCGACAGCAATGACCTGCTGCCTGGTGTTGAAAGCGGAAAATACGATGTAGCAATCAATCACATCGCTTTGACCCCGCAACTGCAGGATCGGTTCGATTTCAGCGAGCCTTACAGCTATACCGGCGCTCAGCTGATCGTCCGCCAGGAAGAGCAGCGCCCGCTCAACACCCTGGACACACTCAAGGGCCAGCTCTTAGGCGTAGCTCAGGGTAGCCAGTTTGTCGAGCAGGTGCGAACCGGTCAGGCAGGCGAAGTGCACAGCTACCCCGATGCCCATCAGTCATTGGTGGCGTTGGCGGATAAACAGCTGGATGCGGCGGTCAGCGACCGTTTACTGACCCCGTTTGCGATTCGCGACAGCCAGTTAGCGGTCAAGGAAGGTGCAACCCTGGGGCCCGTGGTTGCGTTGGCGATTCCCTTTCAGAAGGGCAACCCTGCGTTCCAGACCAGCCTGGACAAGGCGTTGCAGCGAATCAAGGCGGATGGCCGCCTGGCGGCCTTGTCGCAGAAGTGGTTTGGCCTGGATGCCACCAAGCCATAA
- a CDS encoding ABC-type transport auxiliary lipoprotein family protein → MIRTYRLAGAIVLAASLSLLSACSILPKPEQVDVYWLPYGQAPVAASRSAPVSWSLRLDKPMASNALNSQNIAVVPEGNLISNYKGARWSDTAPVLLRNRLLEAFLQDGRIQGLSTDDSNLQADYELGGELLAFQTRYNGKSPEVLIQYNARLVRSSDQRVVASRRFEARQPLSNPMVPGVVAGFGQATDTLMPQVVQWVMKQGQAQR, encoded by the coding sequence ATGATCCGTACTTATCGCCTGGCAGGTGCAATCGTCCTGGCCGCCAGCCTGAGCCTGCTCAGCGCCTGTTCGATTTTGCCCAAGCCCGAGCAGGTCGACGTGTACTGGCTGCCCTATGGGCAAGCGCCCGTTGCCGCCAGCCGTAGCGCACCGGTGAGCTGGTCGTTGCGCCTCGACAAGCCGATGGCCAGTAACGCACTGAACAGCCAGAACATCGCCGTGGTACCTGAGGGCAACCTGATCAGCAATTACAAAGGCGCGCGCTGGAGCGATACGGCGCCGGTGCTACTGCGTAACCGCTTGCTCGAGGCCTTCCTCCAGGACGGGCGGATTCAGGGGCTGAGCACCGACGACAGCAACCTGCAGGCCGATTACGAACTAGGCGGAGAATTACTGGCGTTCCAGACCCGCTACAACGGCAAAAGCCCTGAAGTGCTGATTCAGTACAACGCCCGGCTGGTGCGCAGTAGCGATCAGCGGGTGGTGGCATCCAGGCGTTTTGAAGCACGCCAGCCGCTGAGCAATCCGATGGTCCCGGGGGTTGTTGCAGGTTTTGGCCAGGCCACTGACACGCTGATGCCACAAGTGGTGCAGTGGGTGATGAAGCAAGGGCAGGCGCAACGCTGA
- a CDS encoding ABC transporter ATP-binding protein, translating to MHTPGEAVIEVRGLCNRFGSQTVHENLDLDVYKGEILGVVGGSGTGKSVLLRSIVGLRRPTEGQVRVFGQDLLSLPEEARSKVERRFGVLFQGGALFSSLTVTENIALPLIEHAGLSRPDAEHLACVKLALAGLPLSAADKYPSMLSGGMVKRAALARALALDPDILFLDEPTAGLDPIGAAAFDQLILTLRDAMGLSVFLVTHDLDTLYTITDRVAVLSQKRVLVAAPIKQVEDYDDPWIHEYFHGPRGRAAYEAATKFKEQ from the coding sequence ATGCATACGCCCGGCGAGGCGGTAATCGAAGTGCGCGGTTTGTGTAACCGTTTTGGCAGCCAGACCGTGCACGAGAATCTCGACCTGGATGTGTACAAGGGCGAAATTCTCGGCGTTGTCGGCGGCTCCGGTACCGGAAAATCAGTACTGCTTCGCAGTATTGTCGGGCTGCGGCGACCAACCGAAGGCCAGGTGCGGGTGTTTGGTCAAGACCTGTTAAGCCTGCCGGAAGAGGCACGGTCGAAAGTTGAACGGCGTTTTGGCGTGTTATTTCAGGGCGGCGCGCTGTTTTCTTCGCTGACCGTGACCGAAAACATCGCCCTGCCCCTGATCGAGCACGCGGGGCTAAGCCGTCCTGACGCAGAGCATCTGGCGTGTGTGAAGCTGGCACTGGCCGGGCTGCCCCTGTCAGCCGCCGACAAATACCCGTCCATGCTGTCAGGCGGGATGGTCAAGCGCGCGGCGCTGGCCCGGGCGCTGGCGCTGGATCCGGACATCCTGTTTCTGGATGAACCCACCGCGGGGCTGGACCCGATTGGCGCCGCGGCGTTCGACCAGTTGATCCTGACCCTGCGTGACGCCATGGGCTTGAGTGTATTTCTCGTTACCCATGACCTGGACACGCTCTACACCATCACTGACCGGGTTGCGGTGCTGTCGCAAAAACGGGTGCTGGTAGCCGCACCTATCAAACAGGTCGAAGACTACGACGACCCGTGGATTCATGAATATTTCCATGGCCCCCGTGGCCGCGCTGCGTACGAAGCGGCAACCAAGTTCAAGGAGCAATAA
- a CDS encoding c-type cytochrome codes for MKAIVIATLALLGSFSAVAAQEDQQALINQGEYLARAGDCVACHTAKDGKPFAGGLPMETPIGLIYSTNITPDKSGIGAYSFDDFDKAVRHGIAKNGDTLYPAMPYPSYARVTETDMQALYAYFMKGVKPVAQENKAVDIPWPLSMRWPLAMWRWTFAPAVADFTPVTGQDPVVSRGAYLVEGLGHCGACHTPRALTMQEKALGAGDSSAFLSGSAPLEGWIAKNLRGDHKDGLGSWNEEQLVQFLKTGRSDRSAVFGGMSDVIVHSMQYMSEADLTAIARYLKSLPAVDATDTPHQYDPAVADALWNGDDSKRGAAVYIDNCAACHRTDGHGYTRVFPALAGNPVLLSDDPTSLIHIVLKGGTLPATHTAPSTFTMPAFDWRLSDQEVADVVNFIRTSWGNKGGDVKATDVKGLRE; via the coding sequence ATGAAAGCAATTGTTATCGCGACCCTGGCCCTGCTGGGCAGCTTCTCGGCAGTGGCCGCGCAGGAAGATCAGCAGGCGCTGATCAATCAGGGTGAATACCTGGCCCGTGCCGGTGACTGCGTGGCGTGCCACACGGCCAAGGATGGCAAGCCGTTTGCCGGTGGCCTGCCAATGGAAACCCCGATTGGCCTGATTTACTCGACCAATATCACGCCGGACAAAAGCGGAATCGGCGCCTACAGCTTTGACGATTTCGACAAGGCCGTACGCCATGGCATCGCCAAAAATGGCGACACGCTCTACCCGGCAATGCCTTATCCGTCCTACGCCCGCGTGACCGAAACCGACATGCAGGCGCTGTATGCCTACTTCATGAAGGGGGTAAAACCTGTCGCACAAGAAAACAAGGCGGTCGATATTCCCTGGCCACTGAGCATGCGCTGGCCGCTGGCGATGTGGCGCTGGACGTTCGCACCTGCCGTTGCAGACTTCACCCCCGTTACCGGGCAAGACCCCGTAGTGAGCCGCGGCGCTTATCTGGTGGAAGGCCTTGGACATTGCGGCGCCTGCCATACACCACGGGCACTGACCATGCAGGAAAAAGCCCTGGGCGCGGGCGACAGCAGCGCATTTCTATCGGGCAGCGCACCGCTGGAAGGCTGGATTGCGAAGAACCTGCGCGGTGATCACAAGGATGGCCTGGGCAGCTGGAACGAAGAGCAGCTGGTGCAGTTCCTGAAGACCGGCCGCAGTGACCGCAGCGCGGTATTTGGCGGCATGAGCGATGTGATTGTGCACAGCATGCAGTACATGTCCGAAGCCGACCTGACAGCCATTGCCCGCTACCTCAAATCGCTGCCGGCAGTCGACGCGACGGACACGCCGCATCAATACGATCCGGCCGTTGCCGATGCGTTGTGGAACGGTGACGACAGCAAACGCGGCGCGGCGGTATACATCGACAACTGCGCGGCCTGCCATCGCACTGACGGGCACGGTTACACCCGGGTATTCCCGGCATTGGCGGGCAACCCGGTGCTGCTGTCGGACGACCCGACTTCACTGATTCATATCGTGCTCAAGGGCGGGACGCTTCCGGCAACCCACACTGCGCCATCGACCTTCACCATGCCGGCTTTTGACTGGCGGTTGTCGGATCAGGAAGTAGCCGACGTGGTCAATTTCATCCGCACCAGCTGGGGCAATAAAGGCGGGGATGTGAAGGCGACAGATGTGAAGGGACTGCGCGAGTAG
- a CDS encoding fumarylacetoacetate hydrolase family protein, translated as MSYQHQYVDGTRIHFPIGKVVCIGRNYAEHAKELDNPIPTEPLLFIKPGSCVVALDGGFAIPTERGSVHYEAEISVLIGKPLSNNPSREEVLDAISGFAPGLDLTLRDKQAELKAKGLPWEIAKSFDGACVLAPFVPSCTFADLADIGIRLTINGEVRQDGNSAMMLNPIVPMIQHMAACFSLQAGDVIMTGTPAGVGPLNVGDQLVLELTDVSRFESSVR; from the coding sequence ATGAGCTATCAGCACCAGTATGTCGACGGTACCCGGATTCACTTTCCAATCGGCAAAGTGGTGTGCATCGGGCGTAACTACGCCGAGCACGCCAAAGAGCTGGATAACCCGATCCCGACCGAGCCCCTGCTGTTTATCAAGCCAGGCAGTTGTGTTGTGGCTCTGGACGGCGGTTTTGCGATTCCGACCGAGCGCGGCTCAGTGCATTACGAAGCCGAAATCTCGGTTCTGATCGGCAAGCCCCTGTCGAACAACCCGAGCCGGGAAGAAGTGCTGGATGCCATTTCCGGCTTCGCTCCGGGGCTGGACCTGACCCTGCGCGACAAGCAGGCCGAACTCAAAGCCAAGGGCCTGCCGTGGGAAATCGCCAAATCATTCGACGGCGCCTGCGTGCTGGCACCGTTCGTGCCGAGCTGCACCTTCGCTGATCTGGCCGACATCGGCATTCGCCTGACCATCAATGGCGAAGTACGCCAGGATGGCAACAGCGCCATGATGCTCAACCCGATCGTGCCGATGATCCAGCACATGGCGGCATGCTTCTCGCTGCAAGCCGGCGACGTGATCATGACCGGGACCCCGGCAGGCGTTGGCCCGCTGAATGTCGGCGATCAACTGGTACTGGAACTGACTGACGTGAGCCGCTTCGAAAGCAGCGTACGTTAA
- a CDS encoding ABC transporter permease translates to MAGNAQLDTSRNPARLLISGDWTLAHYTLLKQQTEQLVGHYDAQTEVDLDEVSSIDTAGASLLVELLGAERVGQLTDTAQKLPAADRALLQTVYSSMRDFCVPVKVAPQNTCILLLSRIGGAVYKLWQDTLQLLGFIGLILQTLIRNLFRPKQWRITPVVAHIEQIGLNAAPIVVLLTFMVGAVVAFLGATVLANFGAGIFTVDLVAFSFLREFGVLLTAILLAGRTASAFTAQIGSMKANEEIDAIRTLGLDPMDLLVLPRVLALLIALPLLTFLAMMAGILGGAVVCVVSLGISPDMFISLLHSDIGVQHFLVGMVKAPFFAFLIAAVGCLEGFKVSGSAESVGEHTTSSVVQSIFIVIVLDAVAALFFMEMGW, encoded by the coding sequence ATGGCGGGCAATGCCCAACTAGACACCTCAAGAAATCCGGCGCGGCTGCTTATCAGCGGCGACTGGACGCTGGCCCACTACACCCTGCTCAAACAGCAAACCGAGCAACTTGTCGGGCATTACGACGCTCAAACCGAGGTTGATCTGGACGAGGTTTCCAGCATCGACACTGCCGGAGCGTCGCTGCTGGTGGAGCTATTGGGCGCCGAGCGAGTCGGCCAGTTGACCGACACCGCACAAAAACTGCCCGCCGCTGATCGTGCATTGCTGCAAACGGTCTACTCCTCAATGCGCGACTTCTGTGTGCCGGTCAAAGTCGCCCCGCAGAACACCTGCATCCTGTTGTTGAGCCGCATCGGCGGCGCGGTCTACAAGCTGTGGCAAGACACGCTGCAGTTGCTGGGCTTCATCGGGCTGATCCTGCAAACCCTGATACGCAACCTGTTTCGGCCAAAACAGTGGCGCATCACTCCCGTCGTGGCGCATATCGAGCAGATTGGCCTCAACGCCGCGCCGATTGTGGTGTTGCTGACCTTCATGGTGGGCGCCGTAGTGGCATTCCTCGGCGCCACGGTGCTGGCCAACTTTGGTGCCGGGATCTTTACCGTCGACCTGGTGGCCTTTTCCTTCTTGCGCGAGTTTGGCGTGTTACTCACGGCCATCCTGCTGGCAGGCCGTACGGCCAGTGCCTTTACTGCTCAAATCGGCTCGATGAAAGCCAACGAAGAGATCGACGCGATTCGCACCCTGGGCCTGGACCCCATGGACTTGCTGGTGCTGCCACGGGTTTTGGCACTCCTTATCGCCCTGCCTCTGCTGACTTTTTTGGCCATGATGGCCGGCATCCTCGGCGGCGCGGTGGTCTGCGTTGTCTCGCTGGGCATTTCCCCCGACATGTTCATATCACTGTTGCACTCCGATATCGGCGTTCAACACTTTTTGGTGGGCATGGTCAAAGCCCCGTTTTTCGCCTTTCTGATCGCTGCGGTGGGCTGCCTTGAGGGCTTTAAAGTCAGCGGCAGCGCCGAGTCTGTAGGCGAGCACACCACGTCCAGCGTGGTGCAATCGATCTTTATCGTAATCGTCCTCGACGCCGTGGCCGCGTTGTTCTTTATGGAGATGGGCTGGTGA
- a CDS encoding DUF4399 domain-containing protein, translating to MKALLSRVALASVLMGASVMATAAGMPTTPAPKDAEVFIVSPADGATVDKTFTVKFGAKNVAIAPAGDQTANTGHHHLLIDVDKLPAAAMPIPADANHVHFGKGQVETEVTLTPGKHTLQLELGDKNHVPFEPAVVSKKITVNVK from the coding sequence ATGAAAGCTCTACTGTCTCGTGTTGCGTTGGCTTCTGTATTGATGGGCGCTTCGGTTATGGCCACGGCTGCCGGCATGCCGACGACCCCGGCGCCTAAAGACGCCGAAGTATTCATCGTGTCTCCCGCTGACGGCGCCACTGTGGATAAAACCTTTACCGTGAAGTTCGGCGCCAAAAACGTCGCCATTGCACCCGCTGGCGACCAGACTGCAAACACTGGCCACCACCATCTGCTGATCGATGTCGACAAACTGCCTGCCGCCGCCATGCCAATCCCGGCAGACGCCAACCACGTGCATTTCGGCAAGGGTCAGGTTGAAACCGAAGTGACGCTGACCCCTGGCAAGCACACTTTGCAGCTGGAGCTGGGTGACAAGAACCACGTGCCGTTTGAGCCTGCCGTCGTTTCGAAAAAAATCACCGTCAATGTGAAGTAA
- a CDS encoding FAD-binding oxidoreductase produces the protein MTHPALIDELKNLVEPGKVLTDADSLNAFGKDWTKHFAPAPLAIVFPKSTEQVQAIVLWANERKVALVPSGGRTGLSAAAVAANGEVVVSFDYMNQVLDINLTDRTVVCQPGVVTEHLQNLAEENGLYYPVDFASAGSSQIGGNIGTNAGGIKVIRYGMTRNWVAGMKVVTGKGDLLELNKDLIKNATGYDMRQLFIGAEGTLGFVVEATMRLDRAPKNLTAMVLGTADFDSIMPVLHAFQSKLDLTAFEFFSDKALTKVMGRGDVPSPFETDCPFYALLEFEATTEEVANAALETFEHCMEQGWVLDGVMSQSETQLQNLWKLREYISETISHWTPYKNDISVTVSKVPAFLKEIDAIVGEHYPDFEIVWFGHIGDGNLHLNILKPENLSKDEFFAKCATVNKWVFETVEKYNGSISAEHGVGMTKRDYLTYSRSPVEIEYMKALKAVFDPNGIMNPGKIFAI, from the coding sequence ATGACCCATCCAGCCTTGATTGATGAGCTAAAGAACCTAGTAGAGCCTGGCAAGGTCTTGACCGACGCCGACTCCCTCAACGCTTTCGGCAAGGACTGGACCAAGCACTTCGCCCCGGCCCCGCTGGCCATTGTCTTCCCCAAGAGCACCGAGCAGGTGCAGGCCATCGTGCTGTGGGCCAATGAGCGCAAGGTTGCACTGGTACCGTCGGGCGGGCGTACAGGTCTGTCGGCAGCAGCCGTGGCGGCGAATGGCGAAGTGGTTGTGTCGTTCGACTACATGAACCAGGTGCTGGACATCAACCTGACCGACCGTACCGTGGTCTGTCAGCCGGGCGTGGTCACCGAACATCTACAGAATCTGGCCGAAGAAAACGGCCTGTACTACCCGGTGGATTTTGCCTCGGCAGGCTCAAGCCAGATTGGCGGCAATATCGGCACCAATGCCGGCGGGATCAAGGTTATTCGCTACGGCATGACCCGCAACTGGGTCGCGGGGATGAAAGTCGTGACCGGCAAGGGCGACCTGCTCGAGCTCAACAAGGACCTGATCAAAAACGCCACCGGCTACGACATGCGCCAGCTGTTCATCGGCGCGGAAGGCACTCTGGGTTTTGTGGTTGAAGCCACCATGCGTCTGGACCGTGCGCCGAAAAACCTGACCGCGATGGTGTTGGGCACGGCCGATTTCGACTCGATCATGCCTGTGCTGCACGCCTTCCAGAGCAAGCTGGATCTGACGGCCTTCGAGTTCTTCTCCGACAAGGCGCTGACCAAGGTCATGGGCCGTGGTGATGTGCCTTCGCCATTCGAGACCGACTGCCCGTTCTATGCCTTGCTGGAATTTGAAGCAACCACCGAAGAGGTGGCCAATGCCGCGCTGGAAACCTTCGAACACTGCATGGAACAAGGCTGGGTGCTGGACGGCGTGATGAGCCAGAGCGAGACCCAACTGCAAAACCTGTGGAAACTTCGCGAATACATCTCCGAAACCATTTCCCACTGGACGCCGTACAAAAACGACATTTCGGTCACCGTATCGAAAGTACCGGCCTTCCTGAAAGAAATTGACGCCATCGTCGGCGAACACTACCCGGACTTCGAAATTGTCTGGTTCGGCCACATTGGTGACGGCAACCTGCACCTGAACATCCTCAAGCCCGAAAACCTGAGCAAGGACGAGTTCTTTGCCAAGTGTGCGACGGTGAACAAGTGGGTATTTGAAACCGTCGAGAAGTACAACGGCTCGATCTCTGCCGAACATGGCGTGGGCATGACCAAGCGTGACTACCTGACCTACAGCCGCTCGCCGGTCGAAATCGAATACATGAAAGCGCTCAAGGCCGTGTTCGACCCGAACGGCATCATGAACCCGGGCAAGATTTTTGCGATTTAA
- the serA gene encoding phosphoglycerate dehydrogenase: MSKTSLDKSKIKFLLLEGVHQSAVEVLKSAGYTSIEYITSSLPEAQLKEKIADAHFIGIRSRTQLTEEVFDCAKKLVAVGCFCIGTNQVDLNAARERGIAVFNAPYSNTRSVAELVLAEAILLLRGIPEKNASCHRGGWIKSAANSFEIRGKKLGIVGYGSIGTQLSVLAEGLGMQVFFYDTVTKLPLGNATQVGNLHDLLGMSDIVTLHVPETAATQWMIGEKEIRAIKKGGILINAARGTVVELDALADAIKDKHLIGAAIDVFPVEPRSNDDVFESPLRGLDNVILTPHIGGSTAEAQANIGLEVAEKLVKYSDNGTSVSSVNFPEVALPAHPGKHRLLHIHQNIPGVMSEINKVFAENGINISGQFLQTNEKVGYVVIDVDAESSDLAQEKLQTINGTIRCRVLF, from the coding sequence ATGAGCAAGACTTCTCTCGATAAGAGCAAGATCAAGTTCCTTCTTTTGGAAGGCGTCCACCAATCCGCTGTTGAAGTACTCAAGTCTGCCGGTTACACCAGCATCGAGTACATCACCAGTTCCTTGCCTGAAGCCCAGCTGAAGGAAAAGATCGCTGATGCCCACTTTATCGGCATCCGTTCTCGTACCCAGCTGACCGAAGAAGTGTTCGACTGCGCCAAGAAACTGGTCGCTGTTGGTTGTTTCTGCATCGGCACCAACCAGGTCGATCTCAACGCTGCTCGCGAACGCGGTATCGCTGTTTTCAACGCGCCGTACTCCAACACCCGTTCGGTGGCCGAGTTGGTGCTGGCTGAAGCGATCCTGTTGCTGCGTGGCATCCCTGAGAAGAACGCATCCTGCCACCGTGGTGGCTGGATCAAAAGTGCGGCCAACTCCTTCGAAATCCGGGGCAAGAAACTGGGTATCGTGGGTTATGGTTCGATCGGTACTCAGCTGTCGGTACTGGCTGAAGGCTTGGGCATGCAGGTGTTCTTCTATGACACCGTGACCAAACTGCCGTTGGGCAATGCGACTCAGGTCGGCAACCTGCACGACTTGTTGGGCATGTCCGACATCGTGACGCTGCATGTCCCTGAAACCGCCGCTACCCAGTGGATGATCGGTGAGAAAGAAATCCGCGCGATCAAAAAGGGCGGGATTCTGATCAACGCCGCACGTGGCACCGTGGTTGAGCTGGATGCACTGGCTGACGCGATCAAGGACAAGCACCTGATCGGCGCCGCTATCGACGTGTTCCCGGTTGAGCCGCGCTCCAACGACGACGTGTTCGAAAGCCCGCTGCGTGGCCTGGACAACGTGATCCTGACCCCGCACATCGGCGGTTCCACCGCTGAAGCGCAAGCCAACATCGGTCTGGAAGTGGCAGAGAAGCTGGTCAAGTACAGCGATAACGGTACTTCGGTATCGTCCGTGAACTTCCCGGAAGTTGCCCTGCCGGCTCATCCTGGCAAGCACCGTTTGCTGCACATCCACCAGAACATCCCGGGTGTGATGAGCGAGATCAACAAGGTCTTCGCCGAAAACGGTATCAACATCTCCGGCCAGTTCCTGCAAACCAACGAGAAAGTTGGCTATGTAGTGATCGACGTCGACGCCGAGTCTTCGGACCTGGCGCAAGAGAAGCTGCAAACCATCAACGGCACCATCCGTTGCCGCGTACTGTTCTAA